The following are encoded in a window of Ruminiclostridium herbifermentans genomic DNA:
- a CDS encoding radical SAM protein yields the protein MSLNWKEFNKRLAANALENGIPISGAFELTSRCNFKCKMCYVACPANDINAISMERSADEWIEMGKQARDAGLLYLILTGGEVFIRPDFQKIYEALCNMGLNLTIYTNASLITPEKARWIGSMPPSKLSVTVYGASPETYERITGSADGFNRTIQALDNLKAQNINLEIKTTVVEGNYRDYEQIYKIAHTYCDNLGIVNYISPRREGCGSDPMGNRLSSIDIVNYERYITEYGEKMRQKDKNVELKIGQDEMEQNNLFSDKVNKMLEESAFKCQAGKTGFWITWDGRLLPCGLLNEPVAKPFEIGFVNAWQQVREGCMRVPKCQECMECDVRSECMVCPGRLMTETGCFTKPASYLCESARYRASLKKQRVQAEPVKIAT from the coding sequence ATGAGTCTCAATTGGAAAGAGTTTAATAAAAGGTTGGCAGCAAATGCCCTAGAGAATGGGATACCTATATCAGGCGCATTTGAACTTACCTCACGATGTAATTTTAAATGCAAGATGTGTTACGTGGCATGTCCTGCAAATGATATAAATGCAATATCAATGGAACGCTCGGCAGATGAGTGGATTGAAATGGGAAAGCAAGCGCGGGACGCGGGGCTTTTGTATCTGATTTTAACAGGTGGAGAGGTTTTCATAAGACCTGATTTTCAGAAGATTTATGAAGCATTGTGCAATATGGGGCTTAATTTGACTATTTACACAAATGCAAGCTTAATAACCCCAGAAAAGGCTCGATGGATTGGTTCCATGCCGCCATCTAAACTGAGTGTAACAGTTTATGGTGCATCTCCTGAAACATATGAGAGAATCACAGGCAGTGCTGATGGTTTTAATAGAACCATACAGGCATTAGATAATCTAAAGGCTCAAAATATAAACCTTGAAATTAAAACAACAGTAGTAGAGGGCAATTATAGAGATTATGAGCAGATATATAAAATTGCACATACATATTGTGACAACTTAGGTATTGTTAATTATATTTCACCGAGAAGAGAGGGCTGTGGCTCTGATCCGATGGGAAACAGGCTTTCCTCAATTGATATTGTGAATTATGAAAGATATATAACTGAATATGGTGAAAAAATGAGGCAGAAAGATAAAAATGTAGAATTAAAAATTGGTCAGGATGAAATGGAACAAAATAATTTATTCTCTGACAAGGTTAATAAAATGCTGGAGGAGTCAGCATTTAAATGCCAAGCTGGTAAAACGGGTTTTTGGATAACATGGGATGGTAGATTACTGCCTTGTGGACTGCTGAATGAACCTGTTGCTAAGCCCTTTGAAATAGGGTTTGTTAATGCATGGCAGCAGGTAAGAGAAGGTTGTATGAGGGTTCCAAAATGTCAAGAATGCATGGAATGTGATGTTCGAAGTGAATGTATGGTTTGTCCAGGAAGACTGATGACAGAAACAGGCTGCTTTACAAAACCTGCAAGCTATCTTTGCGAGTCGGCAAGATATAGAGCATCCTTAAAGAAGCAGAGAGTTCAAGCAGAACCTGTGAAAATAGCTACATGA
- a CDS encoding S24/S26 family peptidase — protein MCEVKKIKSAEMFPVIKEILDGGGRAWITVTGMSMYPFLREDEDSVELSSASIDTIKRGDIVLIKRVTGEYILHRVLRTEKDSFYIIGDAQQWVEGPLAPEQLVAVVTAVKRNKHQFTCQSKFWVLLVKIWINVIPLRHLFLKGIRFFAKAKKVIIHAQA, from the coding sequence ATGTGTGAAGTAAAGAAGATAAAGTCTGCCGAAATGTTTCCTGTAATTAAAGAAATTTTAGATGGTGGAGGCAGAGCATGGATAACTGTGACAGGTATGAGCATGTATCCTTTTCTGCGTGAGGATGAGGACTCTGTTGAACTTTCATCTGCAAGCATTGATACAATTAAAAGGGGAGATATTGTTTTAATTAAAAGGGTTACTGGTGAATACATATTACACAGAGTTCTGAGAACAGAAAAAGATAGTTTTTATATTATAGGTGATGCGCAACAGTGGGTGGAAGGGCCTCTAGCACCAGAACAGCTTGTTGCGGTAGTGACGGCTGTAAAGAGGAATAAGCACCAATTCACCTGTCAGAGCAAATTTTGGGTATTACTTGTTAAAATATGGATTAATGTAATTCCGTTAAGGCATTTATTTCTTAAAGGAATAAGATTTTTTGCAAAAGCAAAAAAAGTAATTATACATGCTCAGGCATAG
- a CDS encoding PqqD family protein, which translates to MQIKSGFMLREIAGQSVVVPLGARVVEFNGIMTLSESGALLWRELEKNSSVDEMVEVLISEYDIDRETARRDVEKFIKSMVETSIIEQ; encoded by the coding sequence ATGCAGATTAAAAGTGGATTTATGCTTAGAGAAATAGCAGGGCAGTCAGTAGTAGTTCCTTTAGGGGCAAGAGTTGTTGAGTTTAATGGGATTATGACTCTGAGTGAGAGCGGAGCACTGTTGTGGAGAGAACTTGAAAAGAATTCATCTGTAGATGAAATGGTTGAGGTGCTGATTTCGGAGTATGACATAGACAGAGAGACTGCTAGACGTGATGTGGAGAAGTTTATAAAGAGCATGGTGGAAACCAGTATTATTGAGCAATGA
- a CDS encoding ABC transporter ATP-binding protein encodes MKIAMEFKRAYEYIKWILGNAKGFRKSIAFIIILDAATALVGVAVAILSKNLIDCAVDGTIGKAVVFASMFGTLVFANLGIKAFSSVLSVKTYELMSNSIRKRIFSRISISEWLYVTKYHSGDVLTRLTSDVGNVTTGVVNTLPSIIHLCVQLTAAFGTLLYYEPMLAVLAFILGPFTVLLSRIWGRKLKQLNVKVQESESAYRAFIQESIENMLIVKTFQLEKRNIDIISDLHGTRLKWVMKKNVTSVVASTTLGLGYWIGYLLAFCWGTLKLSRGTTSFGTLTAFLQLVSQVQGPFIGLASTIPQLISAIASSERLMELEALPVEQFSKELPAEAVTGISFKDIYFSYEDKKPILENLTVNIKPGEVVGIIGSSGEGKTTLIRLLLALVKPDEGIVSFVSKEGKEFLASAETRDWISYVPQGNTLFSGTIEENIRAGYSAASMEEIQAAARAACAMDFIDELADGMKSKVGERGVGLSEGQAQRISIARALLRKSPILILDEATSSLDIASEMHVLKSIHELKPARTCIVITHRPTALKICSRVLKLENGRLIEKILDDAEYDEIYHGSSESA; translated from the coding sequence ATGAAAATCGCAATGGAGTTTAAAAGGGCATATGAATACATCAAATGGATTTTAGGCAATGCCAAAGGATTTAGAAAAAGTATAGCCTTTATAATTATACTTGATGCTGCTACTGCTCTAGTAGGTGTGGCAGTGGCAATCCTTTCAAAAAATCTTATTGATTGTGCTGTTGATGGTACTATTGGTAAAGCAGTAGTTTTCGCAAGTATGTTTGGAACTCTTGTATTTGCTAATTTAGGAATAAAAGCCTTTTCATCAGTTTTATCAGTAAAGACATATGAATTGATGTCAAATAGCATCAGAAAGCGGATTTTTTCCCGTATCAGCATTTCAGAATGGCTATATGTAACTAAGTATCACAGCGGTGATGTTCTGACAAGACTTACTAGTGATGTGGGCAATGTGACAACGGGTGTTGTTAATACATTACCTAGCATTATCCATTTATGTGTTCAGCTGACTGCGGCATTTGGAACACTTTTGTACTATGAGCCTATGCTGGCAGTTTTAGCCTTTATATTAGGCCCTTTTACTGTTTTGCTGAGCAGAATATGGGGGAGAAAGCTAAAGCAATTAAATGTAAAGGTTCAGGAATCAGAAAGTGCTTACAGAGCATTTATTCAAGAGTCCATAGAGAATATGCTTATTGTTAAAACCTTTCAGCTTGAAAAAAGAAATATTGATATAATATCAGACCTTCATGGTACTAGACTAAAATGGGTTATGAAGAAAAATGTTACCAGTGTAGTGGCTAGTACTACTTTGGGATTAGGCTATTGGATAGGGTATTTACTAGCATTTTGCTGGGGTACGTTAAAGCTGAGCAGGGGAACTACATCATTTGGTACACTTACTGCGTTTTTACAGCTTGTTTCTCAGGTACAGGGACCCTTTATTGGGTTAGCAAGCACTATACCTCAATTAATTTCTGCCATTGCTTCATCAGAAAGACTGATGGAACTAGAAGCTTTGCCAGTTGAACAATTTTCAAAGGAACTGCCTGCAGAAGCAGTGACAGGTATAAGCTTTAAGGATATATATTTTTCTTACGAGGATAAAAAGCCAATCCTAGAAAATTTGACGGTAAATATTAAACCAGGTGAAGTTGTGGGTATCATTGGTTCATCAGGTGAAGGCAAAACAACTTTAATAAGGCTCCTATTAGCATTGGTAAAACCTGATGAAGGCATTGTGTCATTTGTTTCTAAAGAGGGTAAAGAATTTTTGGCTTCGGCAGAAACCAGAGATTGGATATCATACGTGCCTCAAGGAAATACTCTTTTTAGCGGAACAATAGAAGAAAATATCAGAGCAGGATATTCAGCGGCATCAATGGAAGAAATCCAAGCTGCTGCAAGGGCAGCATGTGCTATGGATTTTATAGATGAATTGGCTGACGGAATGAAGTCTAAAGTTGGTGAACGAGGAGTTGGGCTTTCAGAGGGGCAAGCACAGAGAATATCAATTGCAAGAGCCTTGCTAAGGAAATCACCCATACTTATTTTGGATGAGGCAACTTCATCTTTGGATATAGCTTCAGAAATGCATGTCTTAAAAAGCATACATGAACTTAAGCCAGCGAGGACATGTATTGTAATTACCCATAGACCAA
- a CDS encoding radical SAM protein has translation MRRTLYGSIIITYRCNARCNMCDCFRDPSKPDEEMSLDLIKKLPKMAFTNITGGEPFIRKDINEIVRELYKKTNRIVISTNGYFTDRILALCEEFPQVGIRISIEGLQEANDKIRGIPDGFNRGYTTLRKLVAAGHKDVGFGCTVQEMNADDLIPLYKLADELNMEFATATLHNSFYFRKTNNKINDKLKVSRAFEELINQLLKSKSPKKWFRAYFNHGLINYLYGNKRYLPCEMGSNGFFVDPFGHVLPCNGSTTKMSMGNLNEKSWDEIWNSKKADEVRKKVKSCKKNCWMIGSAAPAMKQRIWIPAFWVIKHKLKGGYSLCENKFIDMKEYTKYENSDDRAERYSV, from the coding sequence ATGAGAAGAACATTATATGGCTCTATTATTATTACATACCGTTGTAATGCTAGATGTAATATGTGTGATTGTTTTAGAGATCCCAGCAAGCCCGATGAAGAGATGTCTTTGGACTTAATAAAAAAGCTTCCTAAGATGGCATTCACTAATATAACTGGTGGTGAGCCTTTTATCCGTAAAGATATAAACGAGATTGTCAGAGAACTTTACAAAAAGACAAACCGAATTGTAATCTCTACGAACGGTTACTTCACAGATAGGATATTAGCTTTGTGCGAAGAATTTCCGCAGGTTGGTATAAGGATTAGCATTGAGGGGCTGCAGGAGGCAAATGATAAAATAAGAGGAATTCCTGATGGCTTCAATAGAGGCTACACTACATTGAGAAAGCTGGTAGCAGCCGGCCATAAGGATGTGGGTTTCGGCTGTACCGTTCAAGAAATGAATGCTGATGATTTAATTCCTCTTTACAAACTGGCTGATGAATTAAATATGGAATTTGCCACTGCTACACTGCATAATTCCTTCTATTTCAGAAAAACAAATAATAAAATTAATGATAAGCTTAAAGTCTCAAGGGCATTTGAAGAATTGATAAATCAGCTTCTCAAGTCTAAATCTCCAAAGAAATGGTTCAGAGCATATTTCAATCATGGATTAATTAACTATTTATACGGCAATAAACGCTACTTGCCATGTGAAATGGGCAGCAATGGTTTTTTTGTTGATCCATTTGGACATGTTTTGCCTTGCAATGGCAGTACTACTAAAATGTCTATGGGAAATTTAAATGAGAAAAGTTGGGACGAAATATGGAATTCCAAAAAGGCTGACGAGGTTAGAAAAAAAGTAAAGTCATGTAAAAAGAATTGTTGGATGATAGGCAGTGCAGCACCTGCAATGAAACAAAGAATATGGATTCCAGCATTTTGGGTTATAAAGCATAAACTAAAGGGAGGCTACAGCCTATGTGAAAATAAATTCATAGACATGAAGGAGTATACAAAATATGAAAATAGCGATGATAGGGCAGAAAGGTATTCCGTCTAG
- a CDS encoding nucleotidyltransferase domain-containing protein translates to MTAKDTLLIEILCAAIYNREFQIDKCKAAAVNWDEIYKEARAHQVHTLVFPIIKDIDSKVGLDEKLMAVWNISVMSCGIQMICGEVWLGEVIETLDALGIETIVLKGMAINKCYPKPELRTMGDADILVHEEDIEKATEVLENLGYVSSKDKKTKHIEFFKKNAISIELHRLLIDYDFMQNKESFHDEIWENTTSINLGSIKANILSWEMQILHICIHMASHISYGGIGLRQLCDLVMVVERKRNEINWNIVQERSIKYGIDNFICAIFMVCNRLFNMEIPAELIFRNADEEKLDRLINDILAGGNLGNNDIHRTSANVLITNSNNAEELNYKNKLSRARRILFPNRNILAKRKKYLYVRKSPIFLPFAWIHRIVYGFKRKDFNFNDKKAIFNDKELNIMAKERNNLLEWLGLR, encoded by the coding sequence ATGACGGCAAAAGACACACTATTAATTGAGATACTTTGTGCTGCAATTTACAATAGAGAATTTCAAATAGATAAATGTAAGGCAGCTGCTGTTAATTGGGATGAAATCTATAAAGAAGCCCGCGCCCATCAAGTTCATACCTTGGTATTTCCAATTATAAAAGACATAGATTCAAAAGTAGGGCTTGATGAAAAGTTGATGGCTGTATGGAATATATCTGTAATGTCCTGTGGAATTCAGATGATTTGCGGTGAAGTATGGCTTGGAGAGGTTATTGAAACACTAGATGCTCTGGGAATTGAAACCATTGTGCTTAAAGGAATGGCAATAAATAAGTGCTATCCAAAGCCAGAACTGAGAACTATGGGAGATGCAGATATTCTAGTACACGAAGAGGATATAGAAAAAGCTACTGAAGTATTAGAAAATCTAGGATATGTTTCATCCAAAGACAAGAAAACTAAGCATATTGAGTTTTTCAAGAAAAACGCTATATCAATTGAATTGCACAGATTGTTAATAGATTATGACTTTATGCAGAACAAAGAAAGCTTTCATGATGAAATATGGGAGAATACTACATCCATAAATTTAGGTTCTATAAAAGCAAATATTTTGTCATGGGAAATGCAGATTTTACATATATGTATTCATATGGCTTCACATATATCTTATGGAGGAATAGGACTTAGGCAATTATGTGATTTGGTTATGGTGGTTGAAAGAAAAAGAAATGAAATTAATTGGAATATTGTACAAGAAAGGTCAATAAAATATGGCATTGACAATTTTATATGTGCAATATTTATGGTTTGTAATCGGTTATTTAATATGGAAATTCCTGCAGAATTGATATTTAGAAACGCAGACGAAGAAAAATTAGATAGGCTAATAAATGATATTCTTGCTGGGGGAAATTTAGGCAATAACGATATTCATAGAACTTCTGCAAATGTACTTATTACCAATTCAAATAATGCAGAAGAGTTGAATTACAAAAATAAACTTTCTAGGGCTAGACGAATTCTCTTTCCTAATCGAAATATTTTGGCTAAGAGAAAAAAGTATCTATATGTTCGAAAGAGTCCAATATTCTTACCTTTTGCATGGATTCATAGAATTGTATATGGATTTAAAAGAAAAGATTTTAACTTTAATGATAAGAAAGCCATTTTTAATGATAAAGAACTAAATATAATGGCAAAAGAGAGGAATAATCTCTTGGAATGGTTAGGGTTGAGATAA
- a CDS encoding glycosyltransferase family 4 protein, translating into MKIAMIGQKGIPSRAGGIEIHVEEISKRLVYLGYEVEVYCRRGYCDKEFSDNKYQGITVKYTPYIKSKHLDSITHTFTSTIRALFSNCDIFHYHALGPSTMAFIPRLFGKKVVCTVHGLDWQRGKWGKFASKYLKFGEYATAKFSHKTINVSKNLVKYYREKYNLETSYIPNGVERPDLVKPLIIKEKYNLGKDDYILFLARLVPEKGIHYLIDAFNRIKTEKKLVIAGGASHSEGYESELRKMAKENKNIIFTGFVKELELAELYSNAYFYVLPSDIEGLPISLLEAMSYGNCCLVSDIAENTDVIGSIGYSFKKANVDDLEKKLNMLLENKSKVLKVRDLAAQYILNKYNWDQISINTKHIYMEIMGTKKKITDKWRLGNDGKRHTIN; encoded by the coding sequence ATGAAAATAGCGATGATAGGGCAGAAAGGTATTCCGTCTAGAGCTGGTGGAATAGAAATCCATGTTGAAGAAATCTCAAAAAGGCTTGTTTATCTAGGCTATGAAGTGGAAGTGTACTGCAGAAGGGGCTACTGTGATAAGGAGTTCTCTGACAATAAGTATCAAGGAATTACTGTTAAATATACACCCTATATTAAATCAAAACATTTGGATTCTATAACGCATACTTTTACTTCCACAATTAGAGCACTCTTTTCCAACTGTGATATATTTCATTATCATGCATTAGGCCCTTCCACAATGGCTTTTATTCCAAGGTTATTTGGTAAAAAGGTTGTTTGTACCGTGCATGGACTTGATTGGCAGCGCGGTAAATGGGGTAAATTTGCATCGAAATATTTGAAGTTTGGAGAGTATGCTACAGCAAAATTTTCACATAAAACAATTAATGTTTCTAAAAACCTAGTTAAATACTATAGGGAGAAATACAATCTGGAAACCAGCTATATTCCTAACGGAGTTGAAAGACCTGACTTAGTGAAGCCCTTAATAATAAAGGAAAAATATAATTTAGGAAAAGACGACTACATATTATTTTTGGCAAGGCTTGTACCTGAAAAGGGAATACATTACCTAATTGATGCCTTTAATAGAATTAAGACAGAAAAAAAGTTGGTAATAGCAGGAGGAGCAAGTCATAGCGAGGGATATGAAAGTGAATTAAGGAAAATGGCAAAAGAAAATAAGAATATTATTTTCACTGGATTTGTAAAGGAACTTGAATTAGCGGAGCTATATAGCAACGCTTATTTTTATGTTCTTCCTTCTGATATAGAGGGCTTACCCATAAGCCTGCTAGAAGCAATGAGTTACGGAAATTGCTGCCTAGTTAGTGATATAGCAGAAAACACAGATGTTATTGGAAGCATCGGCTACAGCTTTAAGAAAGCAAATGTTGATGACCTGGAGAAAAAACTCAACATGTTACTTGAAAATAAAAGCAAGGTTTTAAAAGTAAGAGACCTTGCTGCTCAATACATCCTTAATAAGTACAATTGGGATCAGATTTCTATTAATACAAAACACATATATATGGAAATTATGGGCACAAAGAAAAAAATAACAGATAAGTGGAGGTTGGGAAATGACGGCAAAAGACACACTATTAATTGA